From the Ipomoea triloba cultivar NCNSP0323 chromosome 8, ASM357664v1 genome, the window atttatttggaCAAAGCAGTTTTATTCAAGTGACCACCTTTTTGCATCATCTATCGTATTTAGCTTGCTTGCTGTCTGCTTATTTCACAATTTACAAGTTAAAAGTTGAAATCACCATTCACCAGCCAGcaatgaaaaaaatgagaaaaacggCTTCACGCCAATTttattacagagtattataTATCTGAAACGAACAACCCATCCATTATTCATTATGATATGCCGCAGGCAGGCAGCAttgaggaagaaaagaaaaataatactaatactcCCCAATCAATCAATAAATCATCAAAAATATAAGatggagaggagaggagagggaaaatctatatttattcattcattctaCTCGTCTGTCCAAATTTGCAATGACAGCATCCACCACTTGCTGAGTGGTGCTGCTTCCTCCAATATCTTTGGTCCTGTGTTCACCTTCAGCTATTACGTACTTCACCGATGCGTCTAATCTATCTGCAAATGAAGGAAGTTGCATGTGCCTTAACATTATGGCCGAAGAAAGAAGCAAGGCCACTGGATTTGCCTTCTCTAGCGCTACTATTTTCTCATTTCCCACATTTCCAGCTGAAGCACCTTGCTCGAAAATCGCACACTCTGCTCCCACACTTCCTGCACCCACCCACCATTGTTAGTTAACACATTGCAAATAAGCCAGCCACAATATCACTGTgacataaaaatattatactaaaaatgaaaatgtgaacACACAAGTACCTCCTGGCATCACACCAGTTCCTCCTGCAATACCAGCTGCTGTATTTGCCACCAGATTCCCATACAGATTTGGGGTCACCtgccatttttttaatttcatcacTCCTCAACATACCTACTCAAGGTGTACAACATAACATAGCAAATGCTGAGGCCATCAATGTGAATTGAAGCAAAACAGTGCTCAAATCACATTGCTTTCTGTTTTGCTTCAAACTTAAAATAGCCCCAAAAAATAGTTCTAAAAGAAAGAGGTTAGACTACATATAAGATATAACCCCACAAATTGCAACATACTACAGAATAAAtagatacggagtataatagAAAGAacaattcacttttttttttttaataactataaTGCTTCTCACATCCTGCTACAACAAAGTGTTTTCTTTATCTTAAAATGGCATTTCCATTTTAAAAAAGGTAATTTGGCACAAAAAGACCTACCTACCTGGTTCCCAACCCTAACACAAACTAGGCACCATTAAATAGCAAAGATAGCCATAAATTGAATTTTTGCAATCCATCATGTCATTTCTTGGTCACAAATTATTGGCAATAATAATTCTTAACAACTCCAGTCATGcaaccataaaaaaaaagagaaggtgAATGGTCAAAGCTATATACCATAACATCAAATTGCTCAGGCTTCGAAACAAGTTGCATACAACAGTTGTCCACAATGATCTCATCATACTCAATATCAGGGTACTTGTTAGCAATCTCACGACAAGATTCCAAAAATAGACCATCAGCAAGCTTCATAATATTCGCTTTGTGCACAGCAGTCACTTTCTTACGGTTGTTGAGATGTGCATATTCAAAAGCATACTTTGCAATCCGTTCTGAGCAAAATTTTGTTATCACCTGGAAAATTGAAACAATAGAAACTAGCTAATGATATTCTCAAAGAAATtcattcattttaaatttttaacaccCCTAGCGGCTATATGAAGTTAATGCTTAAATGACAATGCTGAAATATAGAAAGTAGAAACCCTAGCTTAGCGATAGTTGTAACCTAGGCACCTAGCCCATTAGTTAGACCCGTTATATTCTTATATAATGTAGATCCATCTTAGAAGGTAAGcattacaatataattaatataatcattgttctttttttcttcagtTTTTACATACTTTGCTCTGCCTAACAATGGGGTGGTGGCTATTCACCACCTCTTAGGCCTTCCAATACCTCAATTTCAACAAAGTATCAGAAGTCAGAACCCCACAAACCATAGTTTCTCCAAAAATTAGAGGTCAGAAAATTAGCTTTTCCACTGTGAACAGCACTCTCATGGCCATTTTTTCTTGTTATAAGCATCTCTGGTGGTTGCCTCAAAATACCAACACCACTACCTCACTCAGGATCTTTTCATGACCAACTACTGGAAAGCCCACCACGGGATCTACCGCCATGCATCACCTGAGTTGTCAGATCCCTAGATTTGTTTTTGGTGCTTATCTCCCATTCCAATGACCTTCTGATGTTACCATCATCACTGTTGGATTCCTTTTCCTTCATCAACCCAGTTTGGAAATTTTGGTTGTCATCCTCCACTATCATGCACCAATAAGCCCCCTCATGTGCTGGCATATGATATCACCTTTGACAACGGTTTTAAGTGAAATTTTCCCTATCACTTTTTTGCCATTTTCTGGTACTACTGGTGAAATATGAAAGTTTTCTATTATTGCAAGCCACCCTTCTTGAACAACAAAttggtttttactttttagtgtTGTGTTAATTTTCCAAAACTTCTTGGTTCCATTGCTGGATTTCTTTTCCAAGGGTGCTCAATTTTGGCATTGTCATGTTTGTTTCCATGTTATTTCCGGTGTGCCATATTTATTCCTAAAGGTGTTAAATTTTGAAACTACCATACTTTATTTCTAAAAGCCGTTTGATTCTAAAAATGCTGTGATTATTTCCCAAATTTCAAGTAAGGAGTGTTGCTATCAACAATCAACCAGCTATCTTCATTGCTATATGCTTTATCACTGTGGGATAGATGTATCCCTTTGTAGCGGGCTCCATCACCTCTACCACTGTTGACAAAAGAAAGTCTGGTTTGACATTTGTCCTAGAGTGTTTGTATTTTCGTGTTGTTTTGAGGCTATTTCGACCGTATCCCTTGGGTCTTTCATCTTCAAGCCCAAGGGTCATGCATACTGACATGTGTTTTTGAAGACACCCAAGTTGTAACCTAGCCCATTAGTTAGACCCATATATCCCTATATAAAGTATGTATATCCCTCATTACAATATCATTAATCATAGTTATCACGGCGCCCTGTTAAGTCGCGACGCCCCCGGACCGCCTTGTCGCCTAGGCGACGCCGTAATAACTATgtcattaatataattattgttctTTCTTTCTCTGG encodes:
- the LOC116027265 gene encoding isocitrate dehydrogenase [NAD] regulatory subunit 1, mitochondrial-like, producing MAGSLPTLKRLLLRNASNPLYPFLLGRRSLHAGEGANHAVTLIPGDGIGPLVTGAVEQVFEAMHAPIHFERFQVHGDMNSVPPEVIASIRNNKVCLKGGLKTPVGGGVNSLNVQLRKELDLYASRVHCFNLHGLPTRHNNVDIVVIRENTEGEYAGLEHEVVPGVVESLKVITKFCSERIAKYAFEYAHLNNRKKVTAVHKANIMKLADGLFLESCREIANKYPDIEYDEIIVDNCCMQLVSKPEQFDVMVTPNLYGNLVANTAAGIAGGTGVMPGGSVGAECAIFEQGASAGNVGNEKIVALEKANPVALLLSSAIMLRHMQLPSFADRLDASVKYVIAEGEHRTKDIGGSSTTQQVVDAVIANLDRRVE